One window from the genome of Bubalus kerabau isolate K-KA32 ecotype Philippines breed swamp buffalo chromosome 17, PCC_UOA_SB_1v2, whole genome shotgun sequence encodes:
- the LOC129631465 gene encoding leukocyte immunoglobulin-like receptor subfamily B member 4: MAPTLPALLCLGLSVGLRTQVQAGTFRKPIIWAEPSSVVPSGSPVTIWCQGPLHAKSFSLKKEGSSAPWNIHPPLEPWDKASFSIRHVTEQQAGRYHCSHFIGVNWSEPSETLELLVAGRLGDRPSLSVRPGLSVAQGETVTLLCQSGNRTDTFLLSKEGAAHRPMRLRSQDQDGRYQAEFSLNPVTSAHGGTYRCYRSLSTDPYLLSQPSEPLALMVSDYTVQNLIRVGLAASVLLLLGILLCRARRDHREAREAARRNRMMWTSPGFQS; the protein is encoded by the exons ATggcccccaccctccctgccttGCTCTGCCTCG GGCTGAGTGTGGGCCTGAGGACCCAGGTGCAGGCCG GGACCTTCCGCAAACCCATCATTTGGGCTGAGCCCAGCTCTGTGGTCCCCTCGGGGAGCCCCGTGACCATCTGGTGTCAAGGGCCCCTGCATGCCAAAAGCTTCAGCCTGAAAAAAGAGGGCAGCTCAGCCCCCTGGAACATACATCCGCCACTAGAGCCCTGGGACAAAGCCAGCTTCTCCATCAGGCACGTCACAGAGCAGCAGGCAGGGAGATACCACTGTTCCCACTTCATCGGAGTTAACTGGTCAGAGCCCAGCGAGACCCTGGAGCTGCTGGTGGCAG GACGGCTCGGAGACAGACCCTCCCTCTCGGTGCGGCCGGGCCTCTCGGTGGCCCAGGGGGAGACTGTGACCCTGCTGTGTCAGTCAGGAAACAGGACGGACACTTTCCTTCTGTCCAAGGAGGGGGCAGCCCATCGCCCCATGCGTCTGCGCTCCCAGGACCAAGACGGGCGGTACCAGGCCGAGTTCTCCTTGAACCCTGTGACCTCAGCCCACGGGGGCACCTACAGGTGCTACCGCTCACTCAGCACAGACCCCTACCTGCTGTCACAGCCCAGTGAGCCCCTGGCGCTCATGGTCTCAG ACTACACGGTGCAGAATCTCATCCGGGTGGGCCTCGCGGCCTCGGTCCTGCTGCTCCTTGGGATCCTGCTCTGCCGGGCTCGGCGCGACCACAGAGAAGCCCGAGAAGCAGCCCGGAG AAACAGAATGATGTGGACTTCTCCAGGGTTCCAGAGTTAA